TAAAAGCAAATTTCCTGTAGTCGATCATAGATTTTGAATTTTGAATAGAAATAATTATATACATGCATGTAGCACCTCATAgtcccactagagggcagcattgATGTTAAAAATTCTACAGTATGTTAGTGATTAATCCTACTTCACACTAAGGGTTCATGTACCTGCAGATATagatatgattttatttttatatactaaaTTATGTGctgattaattatacaatatatcATGGGTTGTGTTTTTATGATTCACAGCACCAATCTTTTTCACGACTGTGTCTGGAATTGCAGGTCTGACCTATACTCGTGCATGCTATCTCTTTAAAGCTAAGGATCCATGCAAAATGCAGCGATTTTGGCTtctgtggaaatgcagtggaaaaaaaaacactgcatattTTTTGTAAAACACAACATGttgattttagctgcagaatcttgagcagtttccctatagatttaatagggaaaAATTACACAaaggaaaacacagcaaaaacattatagaaaaaaaatggaggaCTACAGAGTTTAGATGGCTGGCACAGGAAAGGCttacaatacattttattactaGCACTGCCCATTCCATTACTGGATTGACAGCAGAGTGCCCTCATTACTAATATTAGTAGTGTCAGCAATGTGTCGCCAACTATTAAGTATTCCTCATTACCAAATTACCCCCGCACCGGCGTTTGGGACTGGTGCCctaaatgtacagtataatgatgACATGAACACAGAAGCTGTGACAGCCAGTCTACCATAGCGACAGCAGAGATCACAGTTTAACCCATTAGATGCTGCTGTCAACACCCTGCATCATCTAAATGATCAAAACTAAAGTATTTACAGCATCCATCTCCAATCCCTGATGGCATATATCGGAAATGAAACAAACAAGTCAAAACAGatacatgtgccccaaatggtgctATTCATAAACTAATAGATTCTCTTTAACTTTTGTTACAGTCCCTTGAAATAGAACAATATATCAATGCGCCCCAAGGGTGGATTCACACTATGTTGatcaatgtccgttgctgtcacaggatgaaagcaatggacattaagtaacagatgcagatggagcccaCTCCATCGGGTGTCTGTCTACATTCAGTCCCATGTAAAAACATGACATTAGCTTTCTtgtatcattgtttttttttacttttctaatggaagaaaaagtcttggacttccattattaaaaagtaaacaagatggaagaaagtgtccatcatgttgtgtacattagagtcaatgggagtgGACACATATAGAGGAGTCCCATCTATGTCATgttatgatggatgacagcaatagACTGTAATAATAGTAGTGCAAATGTAGCCTAACACAGGAGGTGTGcccctgcttaaagggatcctatcttttaaacacattttttctaactaacacgttcgggccacgagaaaatggcccgcccccagtgctgcaagagaactcatttacatacagagaaaaaaacggaatttcaagcgaacggtggcgcggagaagacaacgaaaggtaggagaagaagttTCCCTCTGCAGttgttctgcccctattatacctatacataaaatgtcagcgtttccataggtatatttgacatgttgcgattacCAAGTGTTTTTTATTCGCAGTATTTCTGGTGCagatttttactgcaaagttagatgggattagccagagatTGTAAAACGCATCGTCATCTTTTTCACAACATGGGACCCCGGTCTCAAAGAGGAGCTGTTAGCTCTCCTGATATGTCTGTATtgttaaatacttgtattccccatgataTAACAATCCTGGAGCATCTTCATCTAAATATGTGAGTATATTATAGCCTCATGTGGCCACATTAGACTCTTAGTATTATCAGTCTTCCATAAGAATATAGACTAATGTCACTTACCTCCAGTGCCATTTCCTGAAAGTTGTTTCCGGACCACGAGACAATTTTTCCCAGGTAAAAGATAGGACAGTAGTGGTTCTCTTTACTATATCGACACGTCTTAAGAAATGAATCATCGTCTGTGTTCAGAATGTTGGTTCTATAAGAGAGAATGTAATACATACATGGTgaaatatatttatacagtatatatatatatatatatatatatatatatatatatatagatatatatatatgatgttcttctctttttagtttttgttttattGCAGAATCTTAATATGAATGGCCTGCTATGTAATATAATGGTGGCTCATTCTCATTCTGACTCATAGATGGAATCCAGAACAAAGGACCCCCCTCTCCTTGAGGTTCATACATTTAATAGGGTCTATGGTTAAGGGGTCATCTTATCTTTAAAAGAAAGCTAACTGTAACCAACATGAGACGGTTTAGTTCATGGTACTTATACTTTGTTTTTAGAGAAAATTGTCAGGATATTTTTGATAACCTCTCCGCAGGCAGCATGCAGTATTGTTAGGCTGGGGTGCCATGGGATTGACTGTGATTTGCCAGCGGCGGAgatgccatgggaaaaatcgcagcattctACAGTAAaatcaaagtggataggattctagtgaacgccatgcccactttgcagtaaaaactgcagtgtggacacactgcaatttcggcgcggttttggaaatcgcagcatgtcaattatacctaaagaaatgctggtggtttccccataggtattattgtaacagaaagtccgcagaggaaaactacgcaaactttctgtctaaaatgctgcgggaagaactgcgatgtgttgccTATGtagtttttcttgcagcgcttttttgctgcgggacgtcccgtggggcctcagttttaggctaaggacccatgggccgtatccgcagcactaaagcgctgcgggaagaaccgctgcgtgaacgcattgcggttctttccacagcgcttttaatagaaagatcacagagttttcctctggggactttctcttaacattatatctacgggaaagccaccggcgtttccatagatataattgactgcTGATTGATTGAATTGATTGCTGAGATTTGCAAAGCCTCAacggttttgcaaattgcagcgtgtccacactgcgtttttttccgcaaagtggacatgggattcgcatgaatcccatcccctttgcttgcactgtaaaacgccgcgatttttcccacagcgtttccgccgtgggcaaatcgcggcgtttacgtcccgtggggccctggccttagacaCGCTTCATGCAGcagggtttttttctgcagtgagcTTGTGTAGGTTATAAGAGCtcataggctaaggccacactgggcggaaaagcagcaaaaaaaatgcaacaacgcAGAGAAAACGCTGCTTTTTCTGTCGCGGTAACAACTACACATGTACATGcggttttcattgtgtttttcagttttgtgctgcggaaattcatatgagttttctgttgagtttttcatcgtGTTTTTGCTCGAGTTAaaccttagcctcaaccaagcaaaacagtgaattTTGTCtacggattttgatgcttttctgtgaagtttccgcaacacatttatcatgttgcgtttttcacactctccatagaaatctatggaggagaaactcagcgtttccgcaactataattgacatgctgcgtttttcaaaaactcaattgtttttgaaaaatgcagcttttccgcatcgtttttttccgcagtgtgggtctaggattagacaaaattgcattcactatgctggtactgcgtttttttctgctgcgtttccacaatgcccaaaaacgctgcgtatctgcccagtggggccttagccatagtcAGGTTTGGACTGGGTAACTTGCTGCTTGTATCGAATGGCTTTACCAGCCCAAATCTGGTTCAGCTGAACTGAAGTGGCACACTGTGTTCACCTGAACTGCATTTGGGCTAGtaaatctgcaggatatacaaaTTAAGTTTCACAGCCCAAGCTCAGCCTTGTAACATAGCTCTAAGGCCCTTTGCAGAAGATGGTGGAGTTGCCggaaataggagccacagaagcacggcTGCAAaatgacaggaataggacctgtcctgagttttgtggcctggactgtcagccCGTGCACAGAACCGTGCAATACATGGTCGTCTGTGtgggccaatagaaatgaatgggtcagtgtcctatccgggaaaaacctggatagcacactgaactcaCCTCCAGTCTTCTGCAAGGGACCTAAGGTTGAAGCCCTACATTGCGAAAACACATAATTTTTACCCGCAAAGtgtatgagattctggctaatcatatccttacattgcagaaaaagacaCTGCtgaaaatttttgcatttttgaaaatcgcagcatgccagttATACTTGTCAActgatatatatagttatataaggGCAGAAAGGTAAACTCTGCAATAATGCATTTGCATCCGCTgtgttttttccgcagcgttgTATTGATAAAATGTGAAATCCTCCACCCACCAgttgctgattgacagctttctcccttaACACATACCACCAATAGAAAACCAATTATACTGTAGGATTTTGCAATACAATTGTTTTTCTAAACCAACAAGCACAGTAAGATCTCTATGGCTCTGGCTCCTACACCGCAGACACGAGCCAGAGCAGGATACTGTATAGTTCACTGCACACACAGCTTGGCAGGTCTGTGCTGTGGGAtaacagcaaaataaaatataaaaaaacacaattaTATTGCAAAGTCCTAATCTGCAAAGTGTACCTTCGGTTTCACTACAAACACTGTTGTAGGAGGTTTTTAGGATTAAAGTATTAATGAACCACCTTtaggataggttgtcaatatcAGACCTGTGAATAGACCACAGTGTTCACATGAGCTCTGCTATCTTTTTACtacataccaagcacagcgtattgatgctcagtctcattcacttgaataggactgaagcCTAGTTCACATCTTCTTTGGTAATatgttcaggggagtctgcatgcggaccgacccagccccccccccccccccccccgaacagactactgaatgcattggcaagcggtgtgcagtaagagcacatggaccccataaactataacgggtctgtgtgctttccacaaggtctccgcacggaacatgtggttagaaaagtagttcacgatctactttcctctccacatgactcgtgcagagaccgcgtggaaagcacacggatcccgtttcagtctatggggttcgtgtgctctcactgtacactgctttgcaatgcgttcagtagtccgttcggggggtcggaggtaagtatgatggggtgaagTGGTAAGGACATTCCATTTCTGGAAAAagggaaatggaacatcaccggtAATCATAAAATGTCCCTGTGGCGGTCATatggataaatatatattttcgataaattatgtaatttagaaagtaggcgggagGAGCGTGTTTTGGATTAGGGTAGGAATTAGCTttcatcccggacaacccctttaataatatcacAGTATTCAGGAAAGCCATAGGCTCCACTTAGTGGTGACAACAGGTTGTGAATACCCTGTCCCTATGGAGAGTGCATTACCTAGACTGGACTACTTACAACATACAACATATAAAACAACTAATACAATCAAATATCATAGTACTGAACATGCAGATAATGCATTTTGTTAACTGTTAAACCTCGTGCACACGACCGAATGTTTCCTTTGCAGTGGATTGTAGTTGGATGACTTTGGATGACTCTTGGAGTGATATCCGAGAGCCATCAGACTGCGTTCAATGATGCATTCATGTGGGGGCTTTTCATCCATGTATTGCTAGGAATCCCAGACCTGGCACATTGTTGAGGCCAGTAAATATGACTAACACACAGGCCGAGTTTCAAGGCTGATACTTGGTCGTGTGAATGCGGGGTTAGTGTCGCTCTGTATGAATATATTATTAGCTGTTTTTGTTCACTCCTTGTATATAAAGTAGATAATTCCAGCTCATGTTTCATCATAATTCATTCACAAATGGAACAGGAACCATTCTACTGTCATTTCTCTATAACAATGCACAATAAAATATAGCAAATAAGCcgacactaactgacactaactgacactTACTTTGAAAACTTGAACTTTGGAAAGCGTATGGAGTTTTTAATATAGACTGTGAAGTTCTCAGCTTTTCCCAGCACTGGTATTCTAAGAATAAAGAGAAAGAACATATTAGTACATGTAAATCAGCAAAATAGTCTAATAATACAAACATATCTACAAAACCATTCAATGCATTGAATATATCCCTTGTGTGTTAGAAGGAAAGCCCCAAAATCTGATGAACATCAGAAAGAACTGCAATACTGGTGCTTGTTCTCGCTACACTTCCAAGGTTTGGGGCATAATTTTACCtaaaatgtaatttatttgtcATGTGATGTCTATGGACTCCTATCATTTATACTTCTACTGTATATGTCTATGCCAGACTGCAAGGAATTCTGTAAATCTGCAGTCACATATCCCTAGATTAGAACTCATGGATTGAGTTTTAAATATTCATGTGCTAGAAGATTAATAAAGAGCAAGATATATCAAGTCATTTCACCTTTGGTTGCAAAAAATGTTAGAACCTGTTTCAACAAGatgctatgtatacagtatatgtagttcATTGCTTTAGCCAATTATTCCAAAGGAGCCTCCAAGGACAGATTTTCCTAGAGAGATGaatcccttagggtgcattcacagggTGCGGaccccgcgtcaaaatcagcgctgaaaagaaaaagactcgcattgacttcaatgggttctgttttttgcgcggaatccattgaaatcaatgggaaaaaatcctctcattgatttcaatgggttccgcatggaaaacagaacccattgaagtcaatgggagtcttttttttcagtgctgattctgacacggggcccgcaccagaatcagcgccaacttcctccgtgtgaatgcacccgtagGTGGGAAGACTAACCCTAGAGTCATATGATCATGGTAGAAatcggctgtgaaaaatggatattTTTCACAGCTGTATCGCAGGGCTCCAAGGCATCAATATGCAGTCTCTCATATGATCTCTCATATATATGGTCTCTAATGTAAGACTTTTACCATAATTGATACATATTAGACTACGTTCACATCTACAGCAAGCTAAGCTATTTTGTTTAGTAAAATAACAGACACTACAAGGAAACCTGATGAACCTTATTATGGTCAGTGGTATCCATTGGGTGCTGTTATGTGCATCATGTTATAGATCCAAACAGAACCGAAaagtagatttaaaaaaaaaaagaaaaaaagaaaaaaaaagaaaagtagaaaAAGCAGCGGATTAAAATCTTAACTTAATCTAAGAGGATCTTACTGTGGCTTTTGCCTCTTCTCTAGTGGACACCAAGCAAATATTTCACACATTCCTGTCGTGTTTACTGCACCCGACTTCAAGCAACGTCCAGTCTTGACCCCTAAAATGACAATTTTGTctactgtaagggagcgttcacactaccgttggtgtccgacaggtagtgtccgctcctagcgtccgctcaaaatctgtcacggacactaggagcggacactagctgtgtccgtgacacctgtcatttatttcaatgggcatcgggtgcgttcttttgcactccgtgcccgtcctttcctgtccgcaagtgaagatgtccgacttctcaagcggacagaaaaaccctgcatgcagggttcctctgtccgcttgagaagtcggacatcttcacttgcggacaggaaaggacgggcacggagtgcaaaagaacgcacgatgcccattgaaataaatgacaggtgtcacggacacagctagtgtccgtgacagattttgagcggacactaggagcggacactacatgtcggacaccgacggtagtgtgaacgccccctaacacttGATAATAGGTCTACAGCAAAAATTCCTAAAATAGAATTtgcaaattaaatttttttaaaataaatttataaattCTGCATTTTTATGTTGTAGGTAAATATGTGATAATTGACCCAAATATCCCAGATAGTTTGGGATAGTGAaaatagaactggaagtgaaattattatactctggtgtctcttcagaggtgaaaaaaataaaaaacatttatactcaccctaCCTCACCacttctggcctcctggtggcatcAAGAATTCTCTCTCTGCCTCCTAGGTGATGTCTGGTGCTCTCCTTGGTGATGTCATACAGCaggatcactgctgaggcctatgaGTGGTCACATCGGCAcaccaagcatcatgatgtcatagCACTTGGCCTgctcatgtcaccactgaggcccaatcacagacctcagcagtgatcctgggtgtgtgacatcacaggagaacaCCAGACGTCATCTAGGAGGTGGAGATGCTGGATGCCGGAGGGAAGCCCAAAAGTGGTGAGGGAAGGAGAGTATAAATGGCAGGCCCCACCTGTTATACTCTAGGGTTTGAAGAGACCAAAGAGTACAATAATTTTGCTATTGGAtctatccaaacttgtttgacccaaaacaaatcagggacctgtGCCACCCGAAACAAAATGGATCTTAGGAGTTTCGCCCAACTCTAGTGTTAATCAGAGTCATAACTTAAAGCTCCTTAGCCCTCAAAAATGGGGCCTCTGCCGACCTTGTACTATTTAGAgcagtggtatattttatatggcagagggCCTGGTAATGActactacctctgcaccctctatagctctATACGTCCATGGTGGTAATAGCTGAGCAGAAGACAAATTATATCCTAGCATGGCTTCTGAATTTATATTTCATGTATCAGGTGCagaataaaatattatttattagagATATATCATAAAACAAGtcataaaaataaagtttaaaagtCGGGACGATTATTTTATGATTTTATAGGTTGATCCATTTGGTAAATATTTCCCTAAATTCTCCACTTTCCTGCTGGTCTGAGTTATATTCACACTAAATGGTTCGGCGATGGGATTTCTGGATGGCTTCTCTTCTCTTGTACTTTATTTTGTCACATTATCTGCTTTTCTGTTCAATTAATGAAGACAATCTCCTCTAAGTATTTATGGCTCTTCTACTCTTGGTAAAGTAATTTGTGCAATGAACAAGAGACGCTGCCAGTACATTAGTAAATGTGATGACGTGATACCATTGCCAGCGATGACTGGTTCACCCTCTGGGCAGTCGCTGTTCTTGGTGCACACTGCATCAGGGATTCCaaaactctgcaggaaaaaatagaaaaatatatttttatggatATTTTTGAGATGAAGTCGCAGCAGCTCTGTACCATTTGTCAGGTTAGGACACATGAAGATATCCTGGTTTAGAAGTAAACCTTCTTGGGGAGAATACTGTTGTGACATGGCATCTGATAATCACAACAGATAGTACAAAATTCTATTGGTGCTGTTTTTTGGTCTCGTTCACGTTAGATATTGAGTTATAGTACAGTTATGTTTCTCAGCGCTAATACTAATAAACCTAATTTATATAAGGTTAAACAACAAGCTGTGGCCTATGGCCCCATCCAGTGACATCCCCTGACATAAATTTTGACAGGTTTCAATTTGCGGTGACCAAGGTTACTCTGGTGGATGCAGCCATGTCCCGGattcaccaaacagctcatttgcagtCAGATTCTTGGCAGCAATAATGCAAAATAAAGATATTCTCACAATGTTGCTAACCAACCCCCTACAAAAGCATAGAAGTGATTTTggtgatgatagactccctttactaTTACCTACCCTATGAGTGCCACTTGTAATACTAGTAGTCCAGATTGTGACTGATACATGTGTAGTTACATATGTGCATACCATGATGAATTTTGTTTGCATGCTGAATCAAAGTAATACACAATCAGAATAATTAGCCATGGGTGTACCGATCACAGAAATGGCCATTGCACCTGCTATGGGGTGCTGGAGAGGGGAGGTCTAGCCCTAGTTGGTCCCTTACCTCTTACTGTGCAGGATCCCCCATTCCAGGAAAACTACATTGTTGGAAAACATGGAGCTGTGGAATTGAGCCAAGAGTCATGGAAGCTGCATGGAAGGGTAAGCAAAAACCTATGTAGCAAAGCCTAACAACATAACTGGGGCTCATTTTAGCCCTTTCTATATCTACTACACAGATGCTACCGAACATATGGCAATTCAAGTGGTATTCCAATTTTAGGCTTTTACGATATATACATGTAGTGCACCATAACTTCCTCAGCTGTAAGTGTCACATCTGTGTCCATCATCTATAAGGATAATGTTTTTCAGCTAAGGAGTGAGGTATgctttacatacagtcctatgaaaaagtttgggcacccctattaatcttaatcatttttagttctaaatattttggtgtttataacagccatttcagtttgatatatctaataactgatggacacagtaatatttcaggattgaaatgaggtttattgtactaacagaaaatgtgcaatatgcattaaaccaaaatttgaccggtgcaaaagtatgggcacctcaacagaaaagtgacattaatatttagtagatcctccttttgcaaagataacagcctctagtcgcttcctgtagcttttaatcagttcctggatcctggataaaggtattttggacaaacaattcaagttcagttaagttagatggtcgccgagcatggacagcccgcttcaaatcatcccacagatgttcaatgatattcaggtctggggactgggatggccattccagaacattgtaattgttcctctgcatgaatgcctgaggatttggagcggtgttttggatcattgtcttgctgaaatatccatccccggcgtaacttcaacttcgtcactgattcttgaacattattctcaagaatctgctgatactgagtggaatccatgcgactctcaactttaacaagattcccgatgccggcattggccacacagccccaaagcatgatggaacctccaccaaattttacagtgggtagcatgtgtttttcttggaatgctgtttctttttggacgccatgcataacgcctttttttataaccaaacaactcaatttttgtttccaaaatgaagctgccttgtccaaatgtgctttttcatacctcaggcaactctatttgtggtgtacgtgcagaaacggcttctttctcatcactctcccatacagcttctatttgtgcaaagtgcgctgtatagttgaccgatgcacagtgacaccatctgcagcaagatgatgctgcagctctttggaggtggtctgtggattgtccttgactgttctcaccattcttcttctctgcctttctgatatttttcttggcctgccacttctgggcttaacaagaactgtccctgtggtcttccatttccttactatgttcctcacagtggaaactgacaggttaaatctctgagacaactttttgtatccttcccctgaacaactatgttgaacaatctttgttttcagatcatttgagagttgttttgagtagcccatgatgccactcttcagaggagattcaaataggagatcaacttgcaattggccaccttaaataccttttcttatgattggatacatctggctatgaagttcaaagctcactgaggttacaaaaccaattttgtgcttcagtaagtcagtaaaaagtagttaggggaattcaaatcaataaaatgataagggtgcccatacttttgcaccggtcaaattttggtttaatgcatattgcacattttctgttagtacaataaacctcatttcaatcctgaaatattactgtgtccatcagttattagatatatcaaactgaaatggctgttgcaaacaccaaaatatttagaacaaaaaatgattaagattaataggggtgcccaaactttttcataggactgtatgtaaaatTTCATCTCTTAAAAGCATGGGGAAATGGTTGAAACATTATTTGTCAGTGCCTGGCATTCAGCTGAACATATCGTTTCTATTTGGCCGGGTATAGTAgatgttatattatatatcaaaaTTTCTCTTTGGGAATATGAAGAATTTCATGGCATGAAACTAGGACTGAACTATAAGATATTTGTCAGCTTAAAAGCTTACTGGAAATTGTATCCAGCTTGGAGTTTCAAATACATATTTGAAATATATGGTATACAGGCAGGTCCCAGAAGAAACATCTCATAAACATCTCTGGTTTTCATCAAAGGTGTGTTATCACTCTTTCTGAAGGATAGGGGATAGGTTTCGGAAATGGGAATTTGAGCTTGGGTGCTCCATTCTTATTAACAGTAGGGAGCCCCATTTTTGTCTCCCATTGGGTTCCCAATGGTCAATCCTCAGCATTTAGGTTGGGGAGAGGGTTACTTCAAAACACTTTTATCTTGGGTAGTATAAAAATTAGAATGGTAGTTTTGGTTTAATTTGATACCTGTATACTTACCATAAATATCATCAACTGAAAGCACAGTTGGGATTGGTATATTTATATGTAGCTGCAGCTACTCCCAATCCCAACTCTGTTTCCagctgatgatatctctggaagtaaCACAGGTAGAATGTGATCTGATTAACCCCTGAATAATGGGCTTGTGGGAGCCCGGGTGGCACACGGACCATGTAATCCATACATGTGCCATCCAAACTGTTCAACATATACACACAAACTTCTAGATATCACTTTTCACTGGTACATGCAGATTATGGAAGTTGACATTTAGTTACCTATTCCAGTTTTATTTTTCTTACCTCACGACATTTTTCTTGTCTCTGATTAGGAGTGACGATTAAATTGGTTACTACAAAAAACACATTCTCACCctgaaaaaggaaataaaaaaatgtgttttgggttttttaattTGCATACTTTATAGAATAAAAATTACACCAACCTGAGGAGGTATGACATAATCCACCACGTCCCATAGTCTTGGCCCAAGTTCAGTGGTGTTTGTATAGGCGACTCCTTTTAACTTTGTTATGACAGAGCTTTGtatggatgtgtctatatcttgATAACCTTTTTTAACCACAAACACCCACCTGTCCGATCAAAGAAGAATACATGATTGAGCCTTGACTAGGAAACAGCAGAGTATAGTGCGACACATCTGTATCCATTCTATAGCTGGATGGGGGGGCAGGACAGCATTTAGGGGACACTATGATGTCAAGGCAAAAATTAGTGCATGccacagtatagtgatgtcacagtcgaGAAATACTGCTCGTATAGATGTCACATAATAGGGGGaaaaaacacagtgatgtcatggttAAAAACTAAGAActac
This sequence is a window from Leptodactylus fuscus isolate aLepFus1 chromosome 2, aLepFus1.hap2, whole genome shotgun sequence. Protein-coding genes within it:
- the P2RX5 gene encoding P2X purinoceptor 5 isoform X1, which encodes MGQVAWKGLFLSLFDYKTEKYVIAKNKKVGILFRILQLSILAYLVGWVFVVKKGYQDIDTSIQSSVITKLKGVAYTNTTELGPRLWDVVDYVIPPQGENVFFVVTNLIVTPNQRQEKCRESFGIPDAVCTKNSDCPEGEPVIAGNGVKTGRCLKSGAVNTTGMCEIFAWCPLEKRQKPQIPVLGKAENFTVYIKNSIRFPKFKFSKTNILNTDDDSFLKTCRYSKENHYCPIFYLGKIVSWSGNNFQEMALEGGVIGIQIEWDCNLDRDASECHPQYSFTRLDNKFTEKTVSSGYNFRYAKYYRDANGSDYRTLIKAYGIRFDIMVNGKAGKFNIIPTIINIGSGLALMGAGAFFCDLVLLYFIKKSNFYRDKKFEEVKSSKKTLPVNGQKKSKSHDAIDQMKQLQSVET
- the P2RX5 gene encoding P2X purinoceptor 5 isoform X4, with the protein product MSLPRTKRWVFVVKKGYQDIDTSIQSSVITKLKGVAYTNTTELGPRLWDVVDYVIPPQGENVFFVVTNLIVTPNQRQEKCRESFGIPDAVCTKNSDCPEGEPVIAGNGVKTGRCLKSGAVNTTGMCEIFAWCPLEKRQKPQIPVLGKAENFTVYIKNSIRFPKFKFSKTNILNTDDDSFLKTCRYSKENHYCPIFYLGKIVSWSGNNFQEMALEGGVIGIQIEWDCNLDRDASECHPQYSFTRLDNKFTEKTVSSGYNFRYAKYYRDANGSDYRTLIKAYGIRFDIMVNGKAGKFNIIPTIINIGSGLALMGAGAFFCDLVLLYFIKKSNFYRDKKFEEVKSSKKTLPVNGQKKSKSHDAIDQMKQLQSVET
- the P2RX5 gene encoding P2X purinoceptor 5 isoform X5 — protein: MYSSLIGQGENVFFVVTNLIVTPNQRQEKCRESFGIPDAVCTKNSDCPEGEPVIAGNGVKTGRCLKSGAVNTTGMCEIFAWCPLEKRQKPQIPVLGKAENFTVYIKNSIRFPKFKFSKTNILNTDDDSFLKTCRYSKENHYCPIFYLGKIVSWSGNNFQEMALEGGVIGIQIEWDCNLDRDASECHPQYSFTRLDNKFTEKTVSSGYNFRYAKYYRDANGSDYRTLIKAYGIRFDIMVNGKAGKFNIIPTIINIGSGLALMGAGAFFCDLVLLYFIKKSNFYRDKKFEEVKSSKKTLPVNGQKKSKSHDAIDQMKQLQSVET
- the P2RX5 gene encoding P2X purinoceptor 5 isoform X3; the protein is MGQVAWKGLFLSLFDYKTEKYVIAKNKKVGILFRILQLSILAYLVGWVFVVKKGYQDIDTSIQSSVITKLKGVAYTNTTELGPRLWDVVDYVIPPQGENVFFVVTNLIVTPNQRQEKCRESFGIPDAVCTKNSDCPEGEPVIAGNGVKTGRCLKSGAVNTTGMCEIFAWCPLEKRQKPQIPVLGKAENFTVYIKNSIRFPKFKFSKTNILNTDDDSFLKTCRYSKENHYCPIFYLGKIVSWSGNNFQEMALEGGVIGIQIEWDCNLDRDASECHPQYSFTRLDNKFTEKTVSSGYNFRYAKYYRDANGSDYRTLIKAYGIRFDIMVNGKAGKFNIIPTIINIGSGLALMGAGAFFCDLVLLYFIKKSNFYRDKKFEEVK
- the P2RX5 gene encoding P2X purinoceptor 5 isoform X6; protein product: MGQVAWKGLFLSLFDYKTEKYVIAKNKKVGILFRILQLSILAYLVGWVFVVKKGYQDIDTSIQSSVITKLKGVAYTNTTELGPRLWDVVDYVIPPQSFGIPDAVCTKNSDCPEGEPVIAGNGVKTGRCLKSGAVNTTGMCEIFAWCPLEKRQKPQIPVLGKAENFTVYIKNSIRFPKFKFSKTNILNTDDDSFLKTCRYSKENHYCPIFYLGKIVSWSGNNFQEMALEGGVIGIQIEWDCNLDRDASECHPQYSFTRLDNKFTEKTVSSGYNFRYAKYYRDANGSDYRTLIKAYGIRFDIMVNGKAGKFNIIPTIINIGSGLALMGAGAFFCDLVLLYFIKKSNFYRDKKFEEVK